A part of Gammaproteobacteria bacterium genomic DNA contains:
- the ispG gene encoding flavodoxin-dependent (E)-4-hydroxy-3-methylbut-2-enyl-diphosphate synthase, protein MGNESASDLPGSAIPAGAIPAGAIRRRPSLAARVGEVVIGGGAPVVVQSMTNTETADVPATVAQVAALARAGSELVRVTVDTAEAAAAVPRIREALARQGVAVPLIGDFHFNGHKLLTDHPACAEALAKYRINPGNVGRGAKRDLQFATLVELACRHERPVRIGVNWGSLDPELVARMMDENASLPEPGGAAEVMRAAMVRSALESAAQAVELGLPPERIVLSCKMSAVQDLVAVYRDLARRCAYPLHLGLTEAGMGVKGIVASTAALAVLLQEGIGDTIRVSLTPEPGGDRAAEVRVAQEVLQSMGLRAFAPTVVSCPGCGRTASTYFQELARDIEAYLRRQLPEWRRELPGVEHLTVAVMGCVVNGPGESKHADIGISLPGTGEHPVAPVYVDGERAVTLRGDRIAEEFQALVEGYVRERYGRGASHG, encoded by the coding sequence ATGGGAAACGAGTCCGCAAGCGACCTTCCTGGAAGCGCCATTCCTGCAGGCGCCATTCCTGCAGGCGCCATCCGGCGCCGCCCGTCCCTCGCGGCCCGCGTGGGCGAGGTGGTCATCGGCGGGGGCGCCCCCGTCGTGGTCCAGTCCATGACCAACACCGAGACCGCCGACGTGCCGGCGACCGTGGCCCAGGTGGCGGCGCTCGCCCGGGCCGGCTCGGAGCTGGTGCGGGTCACCGTGGACACCGCCGAGGCGGCTGCCGCGGTGCCCCGGATCCGCGAGGCCCTCGCGCGCCAGGGCGTGGCGGTCCCGCTCATCGGCGACTTCCACTTCAACGGCCACAAGCTGCTCACCGATCACCCGGCCTGCGCCGAGGCCCTGGCCAAGTACCGCATCAACCCCGGCAACGTGGGCCGCGGCGCCAAGCGTGACCTGCAGTTCGCGACGCTCGTCGAGCTGGCCTGCCGGCACGAGCGTCCGGTGCGGATCGGCGTCAACTGGGGCAGCCTCGACCCCGAGCTGGTGGCCCGGATGATGGACGAGAACGCGTCCCTTCCCGAGCCGGGGGGGGCGGCCGAGGTGATGCGCGCGGCGATGGTGCGCTCCGCGCTGGAGAGCGCGGCGCAGGCCGTGGAGCTCGGCCTGCCGCCCGAGCGCATCGTGCTCTCCTGCAAGATGAGCGCGGTCCAGGACCTGGTGGCGGTCTACCGGGACCTCGCCCGGCGCTGCGCGTACCCCCTGCACCTGGGCCTCACCGAGGCGGGCATGGGCGTGAAGGGGATCGTGGCCTCGACGGCGGCGCTCGCCGTGCTCCTGCAGGAGGGGATCGGCGACACCATCCGGGTCTCGCTGACGCCGGAGCCCGGGGGGGACCGGGCCGCCGAGGTGCGGGTCGCCCAGGAGGTGCTGCAGTCCATGGGCCTGCGCGCCTTCGCCCCGACCGTGGTCTCCTGCCCCGGGTGCGGGCGCACCGCGAGCACCTACTTCCAGGAGCTTGCCCGGGACATCGAGGCCTACCTGCGCCGCCAGCTGCCCGAGTGGCGCCGGGAGCTCCCCGGGGTGGAGCACCTGACCGTGGCCGTGATGGGCTGCGTGGTGAACGGGCCGGGTGAGAGCAAGCACGCCGACATCGGGATCAGCCTGCCCGGGACCGGGGAGCACCCGGTAGCCCCCGTGTACGTGGACGGGGAGCGGGCGGTGACGCTGCGCGGGGACCGGATCGCCGAGGAGTTCCAGGCGCTGGTCGAGGGCTACGTGCGCGAGCGCTACGGGCGGGGTGCCTCCCACGGCTGA
- the lipB gene encoding lipoyl(octanoyl) transferase LipB: MPPTAEGTAPGGLQARRLGRVGYASAWESMRRFTGERGPATPDEVWLLEHPPVYTLGRAGREEHVRDPGAIPVVRSDRGGQVTYHGPGQLVAYVLVDLGRRRLGVRRFVELLEEAVLGTLAAGGVAGDRRAGAPGVYVEGRKVASLGLRVRQGRTYHGLALNVDLDLEPFARIDPCGYRGLAVTRLRDLGVPWGVEEAGERLLAALGRRLGEESGAACATIPTPDAG, from the coding sequence GTGCCTCCCACGGCTGAGGGGACGGCGCCCGGTGGGCTCCAGGCGCGCCGCCTCGGGCGGGTGGGCTACGCGAGCGCCTGGGAGTCCATGCGCCGCTTCACCGGGGAGCGCGGACCGGCGACCCCCGACGAGGTCTGGCTGCTGGAGCACCCGCCGGTCTACACCCTCGGCCGGGCCGGGCGGGAAGAGCACGTGCGCGACCCGGGGGCAATCCCGGTGGTGCGCTCGGATCGCGGTGGGCAGGTGACCTATCACGGGCCGGGGCAGCTCGTGGCCTACGTGCTGGTGGACCTCGGCCGGCGGCGGCTCGGGGTGCGGCGCTTCGTGGAGCTCCTGGAAGAGGCGGTCCTGGGCACCCTGGCCGCGGGCGGCGTGGCCGGGGACCGGCGGGCGGGCGCCCCCGGCGTCTACGTCGAGGGGCGCAAGGTCGCCTCGCTCGGCCTGCGGGTGCGTCAGGGGCGGACCTACCACGGCCTCGCCCTGAACGTGGACCTGGACCTGGAGCCCTTCGCACGCATCGACCCCTGCGGGTACCGGGGGCTCGCCGTCACGCGCCTGCGGGACCTGGGCGTCCCCTGGGGGGTGGAGGAGGCCGGAGAGCGGCTCCTCGCGGCGCTCGGCCGGAGGCTGGGCGAGGAAAGCGGCGCCGCGTGCGCTACCATCCCCACCCCGGACGCGGGGTAG
- the nagZ gene encoding beta-N-acetylhexosaminidase produces MSLGPLMIDLAGTELSAEERELLRDPRVGGVILFSRNFVDPAQLAALVAEVHGVRSPPLLVAVDHEGGRVQRFRGGFTALPAAARYGEAYDHAPARALQVAETGGWLMAAELRAVGVDLSFAPVLDLNRGVSHVIGDRAFHARPEAAAELARAFMRGMQRAGMAAVGKHFPGHGSVAADSHVALPVDPRPLADIRAEDLLVFERLVHYGLPAIMPAHVVFPAVDDRPAGFSRTWLQEILRGQLGFQGAIVSDDLSMAGATFVASRGARARAALDAGCDLLLLCNDPGGVGEVLNALAGYRNPVSQARLARLHGRGHALRGDLEASAGWRDAATLIARLEREPELALGDDGLA; encoded by the coding sequence ATGTCTCTCGGACCCTTGATGATCGACCTGGCGGGCACCGAGCTCAGCGCCGAGGAGCGTGAGCTGCTGCGCGACCCTCGGGTGGGCGGCGTGATCCTCTTCAGCCGCAACTTCGTGGACCCGGCGCAGCTCGCCGCGCTCGTCGCCGAGGTGCACGGGGTGCGCAGCCCCCCGCTCCTGGTGGCGGTCGACCACGAGGGCGGGCGGGTGCAGCGCTTCCGGGGCGGTTTCACGGCGCTGCCGGCCGCCGCGCGCTACGGCGAGGCCTACGACCACGCCCCCGCGAGGGCGCTGCAGGTCGCGGAGACCGGGGGCTGGCTGATGGCGGCCGAGCTCCGGGCGGTCGGGGTGGACCTCAGCTTCGCCCCCGTGCTGGACCTCAACCGCGGCGTGAGCCACGTCATCGGCGATCGCGCCTTCCACGCCCGCCCGGAGGCCGCCGCCGAGCTGGCCCGTGCCTTCATGCGGGGGATGCAGCGGGCCGGGATGGCCGCGGTGGGCAAGCACTTCCCCGGCCACGGCAGCGTCGCGGCGGACTCCCACGTGGCGCTGCCCGTGGACCCGCGCCCCCTCGCGGACATCCGGGCGGAGGACCTCCTCGTCTTCGAGCGCCTCGTCCACTACGGGCTGCCGGCCATCATGCCGGCCCACGTGGTGTTCCCCGCGGTGGACGATCGCCCCGCGGGGTTCTCCCGGACCTGGCTGCAGGAGATCCTGCGGGGGCAGCTCGGGTTCCAGGGGGCCATCGTGAGCGACGACCTGAGCATGGCCGGGGCGACCTTCGTGGCGAGCCGGGGGGCCCGGGCCCGGGCGGCCCTGGACGCGGGGTGCGACCTCCTGCTGCTCTGCAACGACCCCGGGGGGGTCGGCGAGGTGCTGAACGCGCTCGCCGGTTACCGCAACCCGGTGTCCCAGGCGCGCCTCGCCCGCCTGCACGGCCGCGGCCACGCGCTGCGGGGGGACCTCGAGGCGAGCGCCGGTTGGCGCGACGCCGCGACCCTCATCGCCCGCCTGGAGCGCGAGCCGGAGCTGGCGCTCGGGGACGACGGCCTGGCTTAG
- the trxA gene encoding thioredoxin, whose amino-acid sequence MSPSPFVFDVTEAAFQERVLETSRRVPVLVDFWASWCAPCRMLAPVLEKLAEDYQGKLLVAKVDTDVEQGLAARYGVRSLPTVKLFRDGQVVDEFMGALPAGAVREFLSAHVARESDTQREQALAAHAEGQGETAVALLREALAQDPENPRVPLDLAGVLGDLSRFAEAEEVLRGLPANRQLDPDVTAMQSRLALARLVQEAPDRAALERQVAAQPSDLEARYHLAAHRILTSDYEGALELLYSILQQDRHFRGGAARKTMVTVFDLLGGSGPLVSRYRSLLSSVLH is encoded by the coding sequence ATGAGTCCATCTCCCTTCGTGTTCGACGTCACCGAGGCGGCCTTCCAGGAACGGGTCCTCGAGACCTCGCGCCGCGTGCCGGTGCTGGTGGACTTCTGGGCGTCCTGGTGTGCGCCGTGCCGGATGCTGGCGCCGGTGCTGGAAAAGCTCGCCGAGGACTACCAGGGCAAGCTCCTCGTGGCGAAGGTCGACACCGACGTGGAACAGGGGCTTGCGGCCCGCTACGGGGTGCGCAGCCTGCCGACGGTGAAGCTCTTCCGGGACGGGCAGGTGGTGGATGAGTTCATGGGTGCCCTGCCCGCAGGGGCGGTGCGCGAGTTCCTCTCCGCCCACGTCGCCCGCGAGTCCGACACCCAGCGCGAGCAGGCCCTCGCGGCGCACGCCGAGGGACAGGGCGAGACGGCGGTGGCGCTCCTGCGCGAGGCCCTCGCCCAGGACCCCGAGAACCCGCGCGTGCCCCTGGACCTCGCCGGGGTCCTGGGGGACCTCAGCCGGTTCGCCGAGGCCGAGGAGGTCCTGCGGGGGCTCCCCGCCAACCGCCAGCTCGACCCCGACGTGACCGCGATGCAGAGCCGCCTCGCGCTCGCCCGCCTCGTCCAGGAGGCGCCCGACCGCGCCGCGCTCGAGCGCCAGGTGGCCGCACAGCCCTCCGATCTCGAGGCCCGCTACCACCTGGCCGCGCACCGGATCCTGACCTCCGACTACGAGGGGGCGCTCGAGCTGCTGTACTCCATCCTGCAGCAGGACCGCCACTTCCGCGGCGGCGCCGCGCGCAAGACGATGGTCACGGTGTTCGACCTCCTGGGCGGATCCGGCCCCCTGGTGTCGCGCTACCGCTCGTTGCTGTCCTCCGTGCTGCACTGA
- the zapD gene encoding cell division protein ZapD, with protein MQKARHTAYEQPLNERIRAMLRLEFLFDRASYRLEGSSTWDSRSSLEATLDILALLTRADLKAELIKELERHVGKLEGLRSNRGVDLERLDRALDEVRQPLLALRAVDSVPGSELRQNELLSAVRQRSTIPAGTCSFDIPAYQYWLERPAEERVVQLQAWLGAFDLVREAITVSLRLIRQSARPSRELAAAGFFQRNIDPAVPYQMIRVFIPSTAPMFPEISAGRHRFTVRFLTSGGPEARPTQVSEDVEFDLQCCAL; from the coding sequence GTGCAGAAAGCCCGCCACACGGCATACGAGCAGCCGCTGAACGAGCGGATCCGGGCGATGCTCCGCCTGGAGTTCCTCTTCGATCGGGCGTCCTACCGGCTCGAGGGGTCCAGCACCTGGGACAGCCGGTCGAGCCTCGAGGCGACGCTCGACATCCTCGCCCTGCTCACCCGCGCGGACCTGAAGGCGGAGCTCATCAAGGAGCTTGAGCGCCACGTGGGGAAGCTCGAGGGCCTGCGCAGCAACCGCGGGGTGGACCTGGAACGGCTGGACCGGGCGCTGGACGAGGTCCGGCAACCCCTGCTCGCCCTGCGCGCGGTGGACAGCGTCCCCGGCTCCGAGCTGCGCCAGAACGAGCTGCTGTCGGCCGTGCGCCAGCGCAGCACCATCCCCGCCGGGACCTGCAGCTTCGACATCCCGGCCTACCAGTACTGGCTCGAGCGGCCGGCCGAGGAGCGGGTGGTCCAGCTCCAGGCCTGGCTCGGCGCCTTTGATCTGGTACGGGAGGCCATCACGGTCAGCCTGCGGCTCATCCGCCAGAGCGCCCGCCCCAGCCGGGAGCTGGCCGCGGCCGGGTTCTTCCAGCGCAACATCGACCCGGCGGTGCCCTACCAGATGATCCGGGTCTTCATCCCGTCCACCGCGCCCATGTTCCCGGAGATCAGCGCGGGACGCCATCGGTTCACGGTACGTTTCCTCACCAGCGGCGGCCCCGAGGCACGCCCGACCCAGGTGAGCGAGGACGTGGAGTTCGATTTGCAGTGCTGCGCCCTCTGA
- a CDS encoding dephospho-CoA kinase → MACHLRIGLTGGIGSGKSTVAEIFASLGVPVIDADLVAREVVEPGTPALAEVAAAFGPGVLGPDGRLDRARLRTRIFADDTARTRLEAILHPRIRARMEALARAADADAEYCLLVIPLLVESGQRNLVDRVLVVDAPEPLQVERVCARDGVTPEAARAIIRTQAPRAVRLAAADDVVRNTGAEARLRREVEALHHRYRRLAQASLRPEGR, encoded by the coding sequence TTGGCCTGCCACCTGCGCATCGGGCTGACCGGAGGGATCGGGTCGGGGAAGAGCACGGTCGCCGAGATCTTCGCCTCGCTCGGGGTCCCCGTGATCGACGCGGACCTTGTGGCGCGCGAGGTTGTGGAGCCGGGCACGCCGGCCCTCGCCGAGGTCGCCGCCGCCTTCGGGCCGGGGGTGCTCGGCCCGGACGGCCGGCTCGACCGGGCTCGCCTGCGCACCCGCATCTTCGCCGACGACACCGCCCGCACGCGCCTGGAGGCCATCCTGCACCCGCGCATCCGGGCCCGCATGGAGGCCCTCGCCCGGGCCGCGGACGCGGACGCGGAGTACTGCCTGCTCGTCATCCCGCTGCTCGTGGAGAGCGGCCAGCGCAACCTGGTGGACCGGGTGCTGGTCGTGGACGCCCCCGAGCCGCTCCAGGTGGAGCGGGTCTGCGCCCGGGACGGCGTGACGCCCGAGGCCGCCCGCGCGATCATACGGACCCAGGCCCCCCGGGCGGTCCGCCTCGCCGCCGCCGACGACGTGGTGCGCAACACGGGCGCCGAGGCGCGTCTGCGCCGCGAGGTCGAGGCCCTGCACCACCGCTACCGCCGTCTGGCCCAGGCCAGTTTGCGGCCGGAGGGACGATAG
- a CDS encoding prepilin peptidase, which yields MNEALSWLAGEPAALYTVTGLLGLVVGSFLNVVIHRLPVMLKRSWQAECAALAGEDAVPAPAAERFDLVVPRSRCPHCGHPISAWENVPILSFLWLRGRCRACKTRIPLRYPLVEALTALLSVAVAWRFGASAQTAAALVLTWALVALAFIDLDEQILPDVITVPMLWVGVALNLGGLFAPLEASVLGAITGYGLLWTVYHAFRLLTGKEGMGYGDFKLLGMLGAWLGWQSLPVIVLLASLGGALVGVALILFRGHDRNVPIPFGPYLALGGWAALLWGSRLAEAYLGAVA from the coding sequence TTGAACGAGGCCCTCTCCTGGCTGGCGGGCGAGCCGGCGGCGCTCTACACCGTCACCGGGCTCCTCGGCCTCGTGGTCGGGAGCTTCCTCAACGTGGTCATCCACCGCCTGCCGGTGATGCTGAAACGCTCCTGGCAGGCGGAGTGTGCCGCGCTCGCGGGAGAGGATGCCGTCCCCGCGCCGGCGGCCGAGCGCTTCGACCTGGTCGTCCCTCGCTCGCGCTGCCCCCACTGCGGGCACCCCATCTCTGCCTGGGAGAACGTGCCGATCCTGAGCTTCCTCTGGCTCCGCGGGCGTTGCCGCGCCTGCAAGACCCGCATCCCCCTGCGCTACCCCCTGGTCGAGGCGCTGACGGCGCTCCTCTCCGTCGCGGTGGCCTGGCGCTTCGGGGCGAGCGCGCAGACCGCGGCGGCCCTCGTCCTCACCTGGGCCCTCGTCGCCCTCGCCTTCATCGACCTGGACGAGCAGATCCTCCCCGACGTCATCACCGTGCCGATGCTCTGGGTCGGCGTGGCGCTCAACCTCGGCGGACTCTTCGCGCCGCTCGAGGCGAGCGTCCTCGGCGCCATCACGGGCTACGGTCTCCTCTGGACCGTCTACCACGCCTTCCGGCTCCTCACGGGCAAGGAGGGCATGGGGTACGGCGACTTCAAGCTGCTCGGCATGCTGGGCGCCTGGCTCGGCTGGCAGTCCCTGCCCGTGATCGTGCTGCTTGCCTCGCTCGGCGGGGCGCTGGTGGGCGTCGCGCTCATCCTGTTCCGGGGCCACGACCGCAACGTCCCCATCCCCTTCGGCCCCTACCTGGCGCTCGGGGGCTGGGCCGCGCTGCTCTGGGGCAGCCGCCTCGCGGAGGCCTACCTCGGCGCGGTGGCCTGA
- a CDS encoding type II secretion system F family protein: MAQTAMKQDMFLWEGTDRAGKRVKGEMSGSSDALVKALLRRQGVNPIKVRRKPRSLLSLAGKKKITPKDIAIFSRQLATMLSAGVPLVQSFEIVGRGHENPSMQELILGVKSDVESGNNLADALAKRPLQFDDLYVNLVRAGEHAGILEELMHKIATYKEKTEALKARIKKAMFYPAAIMVVAFVITAILMIFVIPQFASLFTSFGGDLPAMTQMVIHISDFFVEYWWAIFGAVGIGVFAFIEGRKRSRGLRDLLDRLSLKVPLFGELQMKGTIARFARTLSTMFAAGVPLVEAMESVAHASGNVVYERAILKMRDDIATGTQLQATMRESGLFPNMVVQMVSIGEESGSLDQMLAKVADFYEAEVDNLVDALSSLMEPIIMAVLGVVIGGLVVAMYLPIFKMGEVI, encoded by the coding sequence ATGGCCCAAACGGCAATGAAGCAGGACATGTTCCTGTGGGAGGGGACGGACCGCGCGGGCAAACGCGTGAAGGGCGAGATGTCCGGCAGCAGCGACGCCCTCGTGAAGGCGCTGCTGCGTCGCCAGGGCGTCAACCCCATCAAGGTCCGCCGCAAGCCCCGCTCGCTGCTCTCTCTCGCGGGCAAGAAGAAGATCACCCCGAAGGACATCGCCATCTTCAGCCGCCAGCTCGCGACCATGCTCTCGGCGGGCGTGCCGCTGGTGCAGTCCTTCGAGATCGTGGGCCGGGGGCACGAGAACCCCTCGATGCAGGAGCTGATCCTCGGGGTGAAGTCCGACGTGGAGTCCGGCAATAACCTCGCCGACGCGCTCGCGAAGCGCCCGCTGCAGTTCGACGACCTCTACGTCAACCTCGTGCGGGCCGGCGAGCACGCCGGTATCCTCGAGGAGTTGATGCACAAGATCGCCACGTACAAGGAGAAGACGGAGGCGCTGAAGGCGCGCATCAAGAAGGCCATGTTCTACCCGGCCGCCATCATGGTGGTGGCCTTCGTGATCACGGCGATCCTGATGATCTTCGTGATCCCGCAGTTTGCCTCCCTGTTCACGAGCTTCGGCGGCGACCTGCCGGCGATGACCCAGATGGTCATCCATATCTCGGACTTCTTCGTCGAGTACTGGTGGGCCATCTTCGGGGCCGTCGGCATCGGGGTGTTCGCATTCATCGAGGGCCGCAAGCGCTCGCGCGGCCTGCGCGACCTGCTGGACCGGCTGTCCCTGAAGGTGCCGCTTTTCGGCGAGCTCCAGATGAAGGGGACCATCGCGCGATTCGCGCGCACGCTGAGCACGATGTTCGCGGCCGGCGTGCCGCTCGTCGAGGCGATGGAGTCCGTCGCCCACGCCTCGGGCAACGTCGTCTACGAGCGGGCGATCCTGAAGATGCGCGACGACATCGCCACGGGCACGCAGCTGCAGGCGACGATGCGCGAGAGCGGACTCTTCCCGAACATGGTCGTGCAGATGGTGTCCATCGGCGAGGAGTCGGGCTCGCTCGACCAGATGCTCGCCAAGGTCGCGGACTTCTACGAGGCGGAGGTCGACAATCTGGTCGACGCGCTCTCGAGCCTGATGGAGCCGATCATCATGGCGGTCCTCGGCGTCGTCATCGGCGGGCTGGTCGTCGCCATGTACCTCCCCATCTTCAAGATGGGCGAGGTGATCTGA
- the pilB gene encoding type IV-A pilus assembly ATPase PilB gives MAVFTSRLHLGGLARRLVQDGLIGEPEAVSATDEAARQKMPFVAYVVSHKLASAQDIAHSASQEFGVPLVDIQAIDPDPDVMRLVDEKLITRHHALPIFRRANRLYLAVSDPTNIQALDEIKFHVGITTEPILVEEDKLSRAIERAMEANDTSLQDLTAGEDFGDLEGLEVGEDHREEDVSSAEVDDAPVVKFVNKTMLDAIRRGASDIHFEPYEKYYRVRLRMDGVLHETSKPPIALAGKMAARIKVMARLDVSERRVPQDGRIKLKLSRNKAIDFRVSTCPTLWGEKVVMRILDPSSAFLGIDMLGYEEDQKKIFLEQIMKPYGMFLVTGPTGSGKTVSLYTGVGILNTADRNISTVEDPVEINLPGVNQVQMDERTGMTFAKALKAFLRQDPDIILVGEIRDFETGSIAVKAAQTGHLVLSTLHTNDAPQTLTRLVDMGVQPFAVATAVNVIIGQRLARRLCPHCKAPVDIPRDGLLAEGFSPEDVESGMTVFRAVGCDRCNEGYKGRVGIYQVMPVSEGMRRLIMENRNAMELADQARREGIRDIRQSGLLKVRNGITSLEEINRVTLE, from the coding sequence ATGGCCGTTTTCACGTCCCGGCTTCACCTCGGCGGACTCGCCCGCAGGCTGGTGCAGGACGGGCTCATCGGCGAGCCCGAGGCGGTCTCCGCCACCGATGAGGCCGCACGGCAGAAGATGCCCTTCGTCGCCTACGTGGTGTCCCACAAGCTCGCGAGCGCCCAGGACATCGCCCACTCGGCCTCCCAGGAGTTCGGGGTGCCGCTGGTGGACATCCAGGCCATCGACCCCGACCCCGACGTGATGCGCCTGGTCGACGAGAAGCTCATCACCCGCCACCACGCGCTGCCCATCTTCCGGCGGGCGAACCGCCTGTACCTCGCGGTCTCCGACCCCACCAACATCCAGGCCCTCGACGAGATCAAGTTCCACGTGGGGATCACCACGGAGCCGATCCTGGTCGAGGAGGACAAGCTCTCCCGGGCCATCGAGCGGGCGATGGAGGCGAACGACACGAGCCTCCAGGACCTCACCGCCGGCGAGGACTTCGGCGACCTCGAGGGGCTGGAGGTCGGCGAGGACCACCGCGAGGAGGACGTCTCCTCGGCCGAGGTCGACGACGCCCCGGTCGTCAAGTTCGTCAACAAGACGATGCTGGACGCCATCCGCCGGGGTGCGTCCGACATCCACTTCGAGCCCTACGAGAAGTACTACCGGGTGCGCCTGCGCATGGACGGCGTGCTCCACGAGACGAGCAAGCCGCCGATCGCGCTGGCCGGGAAGATGGCGGCGCGCATCAAGGTCATGGCGCGCCTGGACGTCTCCGAGCGGCGCGTCCCCCAGGACGGGCGCATCAAGCTGAAGCTCTCCCGCAACAAGGCCATCGACTTCCGCGTGAGCACCTGCCCCACCCTGTGGGGAGAGAAGGTGGTCATGCGTATCCTGGACCCGTCGAGCGCCTTCCTCGGCATCGACATGCTCGGCTACGAGGAGGACCAGAAGAAGATCTTCCTCGAGCAGATCATGAAGCCCTACGGGATGTTCCTGGTCACCGGCCCGACCGGCAGCGGCAAGACCGTGTCGCTCTACACCGGGGTGGGGATCCTCAACACCGCCGACCGCAACATCTCCACGGTCGAGGACCCGGTCGAGATCAACCTGCCCGGGGTGAACCAGGTGCAGATGGACGAGCGCACCGGGATGACCTTCGCCAAGGCCCTGAAGGCCTTCCTGCGCCAGGACCCGGACATCATCCTGGTCGGCGAGATCCGCGACTTCGAGACCGGGTCCATCGCGGTCAAGGCCGCGCAGACCGGCCACCTGGTACTCTCCACCCTGCACACCAACGACGCCCCCCAGACCCTCACGCGCCTGGTGGACATGGGCGTGCAGCCCTTCGCGGTGGCGACGGCGGTCAACGTGATCATCGGCCAGCGGCTCGCCCGGCGGCTCTGTCCCCACTGCAAGGCGCCGGTGGACATCCCCCGCGACGGGCTCCTCGCCGAAGGCTTCTCGCCGGAGGACGTGGAGAGCGGGATGACCGTCTTCCGCGCGGTCGGCTGCGACCGCTGCAACGAGGGCTACAAGGGGCGCGTGGGCATCTATCAGGTGATGCCGGTCTCGGAGGGCATGCGCCGGCTCATCATGGAGAACCGTAACGCCATGGAGCTCGCGGATCAGGCGCGCCGCGAGGGCATCCGGGACATCCGCCAGTCCGGGCTCCTGAAGGTGCGGAACGGCATCACCAGCCTCGAAGAAATCAATCGCGTGACCCTGGAGTAG